The Cellulophaga sp. RHA19 genome includes the window ATTAGACTAAATTTAAGTCCGCAATGTAATTACGTATCTAACACTGGTACTACTTATATAGTTACAGGTAACAGTCCTTACGGCGGTATGGCTAATGGTAGTAATAGTAGAATTGCTGCAGAACCAATAATAATTACAGGAGCAGAACCTCCTTACAGTACTAATACAACTATTTTAAACTCTCCGAGTTTTAATGGTTGTGAAATAGAAACAGTATCTGCAGAAACATATATAACAGGGGGTGTAACGGGGAATTCCGATTTTATTAAAGTAATTTTGCCTGCTGGTATAACTTATGTAGATGGTTCTTTAAACTCTACAGGATCTGTAAGTGTAACCTTTATTTCTAAAACACTTGTTAACGACCAAGAAGAAATAACTATTGCTTTGCCACAAGGCGCTAGTGATACTGATGTTATTGCATATAATTTTAACATCCAAAGTACAGGCTTTATATGTGAAGGTAATTATGATATTGATTTAAGCACTTATGTTACTGTATCTGGCTTATCTTGTTCTGGTGTTTCTTGTGGTGATACAGAAGTAATTACTGGTAATACTAGCACTACAGTTCAAGTTACTAAAGGATTCTTAGAAACTTCATCATATACTCCTACTGCTAGTTACGTTATAACAAGCACAGATACTTATTACAATATAATTATTGGTTTAGAAAACACAGGTACAGAAGATTTATCTAGCGGAATTAATTACAATGTATATTGTGCAGACGCATCTGGTGTAAAGACAGGAAATTCTATTTATACAGGATCTCTTTCTCAAGCAATTCCTTCTGGTGGCTCTATAGAAGAAAATATAGAATTTAGAACAACAGAATTTTGTGGTGCAAATAGCAATATAGTTGTAGAGTTTTCACCAAGTAACTCTAATTGTTTTTGTACAGAGTTATTACTTAGTATGACTAGTGCACCATCTAATAATTATTCTGATTTAGAAATAGATATGACATCTAATGTTAGTTCTGCTAATCCATCAGATACTATTATTTTCTCAATTGATATTGAAAATTTAGGAGCTATAGACGCTACAAATATTCAATTACAAAATGTACTAGCTCCTGGTTACACTTTTGTTAGTGCTACTAACGGAGGAGTATTGACAGGAAATACAATTACTTGGCCTAATTTTGACTTAGAAGATTTAAACACTACTACATTTAGTTACACGGCTACTATTAATAACCCAAGTGGTATAGCAGATGAGTATACTAATATTGCTGAAATTACGCAAGTAGACCAAATAGATCCTGATTCTACTCCTAATAATTTTGATGGTATAGATTCTCTAGAAGATGATGAAGCTGTAGTTTCAGTCTCTTTACAGTCATCTGATATTAGTATGGTTAAAAGGCTATCTGCTAGCTCTAACCCTAATGCTATTGTTGGAGAGGTTATTAGTTTTGAAATTGAAGTGACTACTTCTTCTGCTTCTACTAATGTTTCTATTGAAGATATTGTACCTATCGGTTTTTCTGTAATTCAGCCTTCTATTAGTAATGGTGGGTCGTTATCTGGAAATACAATCTCTTGGGATATTCCTAGCATTAACGCTACTACAATTATCTTACAATATGATGCTACTGTTAACGCGCCTACTGGTGCTGCAGATGAATATAAAAATACAGCGCAGATTACTGATGCTGATCAAATAGATCCTGATTCTACTCCTAATAATGATGATGGAGACCAGTCTGAGGATGATGAGAGTTCTTTTACACTTAATACTCCTATAACTGAAACTGATCTAGAATTATCTTTAACTGTTTCTGATACTGATGTGAATGTAGGTGACATTGTTACTTTTACACTTAACGTTACTAATAATGGAGCTATAGAAGCTACGGGTATAAATATTGAAGATTATGTACCTAGCGGATACACTATAAATTCAATATCTAACGGTGGTTCTAATTCTGGGAACACTATTAGCTGGCCTGCTTTTGATCTAGATTCTGGATTATCAACAACGTTTACTTACCAAGCAACGGTAAATGCTCCTACTGGAGCAAGTGATGAGTACTTAACTATTGCACAAGTAACAGCTGTAGACCAAAACGATCCTGATTCTACTCCTAATAATTATGATGGTATAGATTCTCTAGAAGATGATGAAGCTATGGTTGTAAACACTTTACAATCGTCTGATATTAGTATGGTTAAAAGGCTATCTGCTAGCTCTAACCCTAATGCTATTGTTGGAGAGGTTATTAGTTTTGAAATTGAAGTAACTACTACTTCTTCTTCTACTAATGTTTCTATTGAAGATATTGTACCTATCGGTTTTTCTGTAATTCAGCCTTCTATTAGCAATGGTGGGTCGTTATCTGGAAATACAATCTCTTGGGATATTCCTAGCATTAACGCTACTACAATTATCTTACAATATGATGCTACTGTTAACGCGCCTACTGGTGCTGCAGATGAATATAAAAATACAGCGCAGATTACTGATGCTGATCAAATAGATCCTGATTCTACTCCTAATAATGATGATGGAGACCAGTCTGAGGATGATGAGAGTTCTTTTACTCTAAACACTCCTATAACTGAAACTGATCTAGAATTATCTTTAACTGTTTCTGATACTGATGTGAATGTAGGTGACATTGTTACTTTTACACTTAACGTTACTAATAATGGAGCTATAGAAGCTACAGGTATAAATATTGAAGATTATGTACCTAGCGGATACACTATAAATTCAATATCTAACGGTGGTTCTAATTCTGGGAACACTATTAGCTGGCCTGCTTTTGATCTAGATTCTGGATTATCAACAACGTTTACTTACCAAGCAACAGTAAATGCTCCTACTGGGGCAAGTGATGAGTACTTAACTATTGCACAAGTAACAGCTGTAGACCAAACTGATCCTGATTCTACTCCTAATAATTTTGATGGTGTAGACTCACTAGAAGATGATGAAGCTATGGTTGTAAACACTTTACAGTCATCTGATATTAGTATGGTTAAAAGGCTATCTGCTAGTTCTAACCCTAATGCTATTGTTGGAGAGGTTATTAGTTTTGAAATTGAAGTAACTACTACTTCTGCTTCTACTAATGTTTCTATTGAAGATATTGTACCTATCGGTTTTTCTGTAATTCAGCCTTCTATTAGTAATGGTGGGTCGTTATCTGGAAATACAATCTCTTGGGATATTCCTAGCATTAACGCTACTACAATTATCTTACAATATGATGCTACTGTTAACGCGCCTACTGGTGCTGCAGATGAATATAAAAATACAGCGCAGATTACTGATGCTGATCAAATAGATCCTGATTCTACTCCTAATAATGATGATGGAGACCAGTCTGAGGATGATGAGAGTTCTTTTACTCTAAACACTCCTATAACTGAAACTGATCTAGAATTATCTTTAACTGTTTCTGATACTGATGTTAATGTAGGTGACATTGTTACTTTTACACTTAACGTTACTAATAATGGAGCTATAGAAGCTACAGGTATAAATATTGAAGATTATGTACCTAGCGGATACACTATAAATTCAATATCTAACGGTGGTTCTAATTCTGGGAACACTATTAGCTGGCCTGCTTTTGATCTAGATTCTGGATTATCAACAACGTTTACTTACCAAGCAACGGTAAATGCTCCTACTGGGGCAAGTGATGAGTACTTAACTATTGCACAAGTAACAGCTGTAGACCAAACTGATCCTGATTCTACTCCTAATAATTATGATGGTATAGACTCTTTAGAAGATGATGAAGCTATGGTTGTAAACACTTTACAATCGTCTGATATTAGTATGGTTAAAAGACTATCTGCTAGCTCTAACCCTAATGCTATTGTTGGAGAGGTTATTAGTTTTGAAATTGAAGTAACTACTACTTCTGCTTCTACTAATGTTTCTATTGAAGATATTGTACCTATCGGTTTTTCTGTAATTCAGTCTTCTATTAGTAATGGTGGGTCGTTATCTGGAAATACAATCTCTTGGGATATTCCTAGCATTAACGCTACTACAATTATTTTACAATATGCGGCAAGTGTTAATGCGCCTACTGGTGCTACAGATGAATATAAAAATACAGCGCAGATTACTAGCGCAGATCAAACAGATCCTGATTCTACTCCTAATAATGATGATGGAGACCAGTCTGAGGATGATGAAAGTTCTTTTACACTTAATACTCCAGTAGATGCAACGGATATAGAATTATCTTTAATAGTTTCGGATACAGGAGCGGACGTTGGAGAAACTGTTACTTATACGTTAACAGTTACAAATAATGGTGTACTTGATGCTACGGGTATAAATATAGAAGCCTACATTCCTAACGGGGTTACTGTTACGTCAATATCTAACGGTGGTTCTAATTCTGGTAACACTATTGGCTGGCCTGCTTTTGATCTAGATTCTGGATTATCAACAACGTTTACTTACCAAGCAACAGTAAATGCACCTACTGGAGCAAGCGATGAGTATACTACAACAGCACAGGTTACTACTGTAGATCAAAACGATCCTGATTCTACTCCTAATAATTTTGATGGTGTAGACTCACTAGAAGATGATGAAGCTATGGTTAGTATAGATATGCCTACTACAGATATATCTATTAGTAAAACAGTAGACTTTCCTGATTCAAATATTGGTGATACTATATCTTTTACAATTACAGCAACAAATGATGGTAGTTTCACAGCTACAAATATTAGCATACAAGAAATTTTACCTAACGGTTACAGCTTTAATAACGCTACAACTACAGTAGGTTTATATGATGAAGGTATTGGTGAATGGACTATTTCTTCGCTAGATGCTA containing:
- a CDS encoding gliding motility-associated C-terminal domain-containing protein; protein product: MLFILALSTTVVNAQINNSNYRIDLSSTDMGPCGGNNDGRTTVGVYAKQSTLNTFKISFDLPDGITYKPGSLLITNQTGSGGFTISEFDISNLNSPTFSIEKPSNANWQALDFVEFDFEKTASCDAVQLSYSGGLFKDSHTITYIDGSTAESDTDNDLTINSYSLQRAYLAVENIATENLYVGESTTRPIQITNSGNGSIESFEHVVTISDELISTYTLSYNGTLLNPTTISGNNYTYLINLNDAPFAGQVGNGDNKFDNETIILQEYLELASCQANQYSRHSPRWGCTNGTYCQIGATIPGSVVYIEEFTNLTLQEVNNPRPRWDAPVTYTYSVSNTSSSTPSYNVNINIGFTDDDRFSTVGFNPMSGDDNNTNRILSNFRFTGGSQINPQRWPSTIPGGSGLGSHHIASNYLTTDPDGPGGLDDLDGDGYYDDLPAGESTEINVDMEMDPNDPTCNEGFSIYVNDIDLHIDTWSVTSCGSDTMSSRENMDSQYIERESLYNYGSSESYDLDMIEGSVFRVGFTGNFVASEEAPTCNGVEMFTNNVNTSYLATLEVPTGITLDVSADSRYTQTGNIITFRETNLADFMINSKELVIPVEFAITIDCSVYTGPSNIQLPFTSSYESSCYTTSLHCGSFEAVTHCSNSGCVGPTTTSFNANRETAGFTDASMSTRVTLDPNTHATNYYMPKDQMVVTSEAKMVNDERDNLYFEMRYVTENGVNMDDIIAYENGTITINDISTGTPQTFPLTVAPTITKQGTNNHFVTVDLSSYKTLISPTYIYGQGFEEDEISVELHFRFKDEFPQKARLYNFNNFQGRFYSLDATSTEIGCEVFNETAFFFQDNIYARTKDRTVDGCSNVNLTASIVHFSNLSDKFPNEFRPTWLFKSATVQIPDGMHFNSQVLSSFFARIDPSNEYPTGSNGGFDFSLSGNILTITPGPNFKHNDQGARDYSELLVNISGTNSAHGSNPFTVSYTYDEFAHSDFPEEITTSDTKNFTYVTPDYEIRSDNSILVGNSLIESFEIEICKHDFEETNNNWLRVDTGLDFTISNAYLVDGGTETPLNFTTSNQVTYIEFGTIEEGNVTCKNIRFEGTYTGSSDKEIRVSHNYDCIDYPTNYDATTYFNEEILTLTPVDAAIQLQILQQPTSSVGTCEAYEVILESRNAGEADLIDPIINFDIPGDISAITINSITIEYPQNSGNIQTITPTIVGNNVSINLLDHTLISANNGLLGSLNSNSLDEQIAIIRLNLSPQCNYVSNTGTTYIVTGNSPYGGMANGSNSRIAAEPIIITGAEPPYSTNTTILNSPSFNGCEIETVSAETYITGGVTGNSDFIKVILPAGITYVDGSLNSTGSVSVTFISKTLVNDQEEITIALPQGASDTDVIAYNFNIQSTGFICEGNYDIDLSTYVTVSGLSCSGVSCGDTEVITGNTSTTVQVTKGFLETSSYTPTASYVITSTDTYYNIIIGLENTGTEDLSSGINYNVYCADASGVKTGNSIYTGSLSQAIPSGGSIEENIEFRTTEFCGANSNIVVEFSPSNSNCFCTELLLSMTSAPSNNYSDLEIDMTSNVSSANPSDTIIFSIDIENLGAIDATNIQLQNVLAPGYTFVSATNGGVLTGNTITWPNFDLEDLNTTTFSYTATINNPSGIADEYTNIAEITQVDQIDPDSTPNNFDGIDSLEDDEAVVSVSLQSSDISMVKRLSASSNPNAIVGEVISFEIEVTTSSASTNVSIEDIVPIGFSVIQPSISNGGSLSGNTISWDIPSINATTIILQYDATVNAPTGAADEYKNTAQITDADQIDPDSTPNNDDGDQSEDDESSFTLNTPITETDLELSLTVSDTDVNVGDIVTFTLNVTNNGAIEATGINIEDYVPSGYTINSISNGGSNSGNTISWPAFDLDSGLSTTFTYQATVNAPTGASDEYLTIAQVTAVDQNDPDSTPNNYDGIDSLEDDEAMVVNTLQSSDISMVKRLSASSNPNAIVGEVISFEIEVTTTSSSTNVSIEDIVPIGFSVIQPSISNGGSLSGNTISWDIPSINATTIILQYDATVNAPTGAADEYKNTAQITDADQIDPDSTPNNDDGDQSEDDESSFTLNTPITETDLELSLTVSDTDVNVGDIVTFTLNVTNNGAIEATGINIEDYVPSGYTINSISNGGSNSGNTISWPAFDLDSGLSTTFTYQATVNAPTGASDEYLTIAQVTAVDQTDPDSTPNNFDGVDSLEDDEAMVVNTLQSSDISMVKRLSASSNPNAIVGEVISFEIEVTTTSASTNVSIEDIVPIGFSVIQPSISNGGSLSGNTISWDIPSINATTIILQYDATVNAPTGAADEYKNTAQITDADQIDPDSTPNNDDGDQSEDDESSFTLNTPITETDLELSLTVSDTDVNVGDIVTFTLNVTNNGAIEATGINIEDYVPSGYTINSISNGGSNSGNTISWPAFDLDSGLSTTFTYQATVNAPTGASDEYLTIAQVTAVDQTDPDSTPNNYDGIDSLEDDEAMVVNTLQSSDISMVKRLSASSNPNAIVGEVISFEIEVTTTSASTNVSIEDIVPIGFSVIQSSISNGGSLSGNTISWDIPSINATTIILQYAASVNAPTGATDEYKNTAQITSADQTDPDSTPNNDDGDQSEDDESSFTLNTPVDATDIELSLIVSDTGADVGETVTYTLTVTNNGVLDATGINIEAYIPNGVTVTSISNGGSNSGNTIGWPAFDLDSGLSTTFTYQATVNAPTGASDEYTTTAQVTTVDQNDPDSTPNNFDGVDSLEDDEAMVSIDMPTTDISISKTVDFPDSNIGDTISFTITATNDGSFTATNISIQEILPNGYSFNNATTTVGLYDEGIGEWTISSLDANETATLVINTTVLAGGDYLNTATLSYLDQIDDNSSNDTDTATINISEDSCLKVYNEFSPNGDNANDVFFIECIEQYPNNYLQIFNRWGVKVYEQEGYKNTWNGTSQGRATIKRGEKMPVGTYYYTLELRDNKTPSKSGWLYLTR